The Persephonella sp. KM09-Lau-8 nucleotide sequence GTCATTGCAAAAAATGCTGATTTATAGAGACCTCCAAAGATATCTTTTAGTTCTGTTAAATCTTTCATTTTTTCTACAAATAAATAAGGGTTTATTGAATATAGATAAGTTCCAACAAAATAGCCTCCTATGATTCCTGAAGTATATGACAAAATCGTAAGTGCTGGCACCATTATTAAAGCAGCTATAAGTCTGGGGGCAACTAAATATCTAATTGGATTGACTGCCATAACCTGAAGGGCATCTATCTGCTCTGTAATTTTCATAGTTCCTATATTTGCTGCCATTGCTGAGCCTGAACGGGCAGTAACCAGAAGGGCAACAAGAACAGGTGAAAGTTCCCTGGCTAATGATAAAGAAACAAGGGCACCTATCAAAAATTCTGCATTGAATTTATGGAATGTGGGATAGGTTTCAACAACCAGCACACCCCCTGTGAAAAAGCCTGTGATTGCGATAAGCGGAGCGGCTGTTACGCCTATTTCATCCATATATTTAAGAATATGTTTGATTTTTGGGGGAGACTTAATAATTACAAATACAGTTTCCAGAAAAAGTATGGTTGCCTCCCCAACATGTTCCACAAACTTTTTGAATTTTTCCATTTACAGCTCTGCTATATCTTCATCTATTAGATTTATATTTTCCAGAAACTCATCTTCTATTTTATCATCTGTTTCTGGAGATTGCTTTGTTTCTTCTTCTGGATAACCACCTTTGGCGAGATTTTCAAATCTTGTTATATCTTTTATGAACGCCAGATTTACTATTCCTGTTGGGCCGTTTCTCTGTTTTGCTATTATTATTTCGGCAAGGCCTTCTTCTTCAGGGGTTGGATTTTTCTTGTAATATTCTGGTCTGTGTATAAACATAACAAGGTCAGCATCCTGCTCGATGCTATTATGCACGATAATATCATTTGCTATAAAGTTGTGGGTTTCTTCAACAGTCATATCATAAACATCTTCTATTCCCAGTTCTTCTATGCTTACTATCTCATCCCAGAGAATATCTGATGTAGCAAGTTGATATAGTTCGATAGCATTTAGTATTTGGGCAATTTTAAAGAGCTTGCCTCTTGAGATTGAATATTTGAAAATATTTGAGCCACTATAGGCTATATCAAGTTTTCTTGCAAATTCTCTCCAGGAAATCTGAGCAATTTCTTTGAGTTTTTTTATCTGATATTCCCACACTTCTTCTTTTACATTTTTTAGATAGTTTTTAGTTTCCTCTCTTGGAACGGCTATTTTGTCTCCAGGTTTCAGCTGGTCAAGTCTATACCAGCCATCTATTTTAAAGAAAGGATGATTAGCAGATGCCTTTATCTCTCTACCTGTTTTTGTTTTTAGGAGAAATACCTTCTTCCTTCCTGAATAAAATACTTTTGATACAAAGGCTTTCTTGATTTTATAGTCTTTATCCATAGATAAAGTGTAAAATTGCTTTCCTACCATTTCTTTTATAGGCTTAAGCTCTCCTGTATTTGCATCAATTACCAGAGTATCACCTGTTAAACATCCACTTTCCCTTAGGTCTGCCAGTTGGGGTCTTTTATCGGAACGCATTTCTGCCTGACGTGACAGCTGGGCAAGGGAAATAACAGGAATATTTAATTCTTTGGCAAGAGCTTTTAAACCTCTGGATATCTCTGCTACTTCCTGTTGTCTGTTTTCTGTTCTTCTATGGGAACGAAGAAGTTGAAGATAGTCAACAACAACAAGCTGAATATCCTTTTCTC carries:
- a CDS encoding ABC transporter permease, producing the protein MEKFKKFVEHVGEATILFLETVFVIIKSPPKIKHILKYMDEIGVTAAPLIAITGFFTGGVLVVETYPTFHKFNAEFLIGALVSLSLARELSPVLVALLVTARSGSAMAANIGTMKITEQIDALQVMAVNPIRYLVAPRLIAALIMVPALTILSYTSGIIGGYFVGTYLYSINPYLFVEKMKDLTELKDIFGGLYKSAFFAMTITIVACYFGYVTKGGAEGVGRSTTTAVVVASVLVLILDYFLTALIY
- the dnaB gene encoding replicative DNA helicase, with the protein product MAEELDINLPHDDHTERAVLGAIFIDPSVADTVFNILKVDDFFNPKHKIIYSAFLQLSEEGKEIEPLIVKNHLEKIGKLEAIGGAGYIALITNEAAPPNIVETLAQQLKEKAIARNLILVAKGIIEKSKKVRDINQLIEEAETEIFKLNEDRAITHYYEIKDVIKETLNIINELSKKDTIITGLPSGFYDLDRLTTGFHPGDLIIIAARPAMGKTSLALSILHNVSVVDKVPAAFFSLEMSKEQIAMRLLSLEARITLKKIRSGFLSADELEKLTNTALEISKSPLFIDDTASISILDLRAKARRLKREKDIQLVVVDYLQLLRSHRRTENRQQEVAEISRGLKALAKELNIPVISLAQLSRQAEMRSDKRPQLADLRESGCLTGDTLVIDANTGELKPIKEMVGKQFYTLSMDKDYKIKKAFVSKVFYSGRKKVFLLKTKTGREIKASANHPFFKIDGWYRLDQLKPGDKIAVPREETKNYLKNVKEEVWEYQIKKLKEIAQISWREFARKLDIAYSGSNIFKYSISRGKLFKIAQILNAIELYQLATSDILWDEIVSIEELGIEDVYDMTVEETHNFIANDIIVHNSIEQDADLVMFIHRPEYYKKNPTPEEEGLAEIIIAKQRNGPTGIVNLAFIKDITRFENLAKGGYPEEETKQSPETDDKIEDEFLENINLIDEDIAEL